From the genome of Geothrix sp. 21YS21S-4, one region includes:
- a CDS encoding metallophosphoesterase: MRSSHLVLLILGLGAQAGGWALLPRSWRIPAAGAAALLDAAWGFWYLHDPRSLGAAGVWSLSPVATWLAFHLLLAPVVGVEILARLLPWGRWVRFAGLGILLGGSAWGLGEAYGPPVVTEATLAFPDLPPAFDGYRIVLFGDIHAGPYAGTRVVGRWARAVARIPADLVVGAGDFVTFVPEEADRTVVAFADVHPPDGRVGVLGNHDQYVRARDVAERLRRGGWTILRDEGLAIERAGQRLVFLGCGHPKEEGATYVPTWRGKPWPEGFRIGICHGPEQWPVLREEGARLTLAAHTHGGQVNLSPLYNAALERSPYVQGRYEKGADRLFVTRGLGCTGLPIRFRCRPEIVRITLRRG, translated from the coding sequence ATGAGGTCGAGCCACCTGGTCCTCCTCATCCTGGGCCTCGGGGCCCAGGCGGGGGGCTGGGCGCTGCTTCCCCGCAGCTGGCGGATCCCCGCCGCCGGGGCCGCGGCTCTTCTCGATGCGGCATGGGGCTTCTGGTACCTCCACGATCCCCGCAGCCTCGGCGCCGCGGGCGTGTGGTCGCTGTCGCCGGTGGCCACGTGGCTCGCCTTCCACCTGCTGCTGGCGCCGGTCGTGGGCGTCGAGATCCTGGCCCGGCTGCTGCCCTGGGGCAGGTGGGTGCGCTTTGCGGGCCTGGGGATCCTGCTCGGGGGATCCGCCTGGGGCCTGGGTGAAGCCTATGGTCCGCCCGTGGTGACGGAAGCGACCCTGGCCTTCCCCGACCTGCCGCCGGCCTTCGACGGGTACCGCATCGTCCTGTTCGGGGACATCCACGCCGGCCCCTACGCCGGAACGCGGGTGGTGGGGCGCTGGGCGCGCGCCGTGGCGCGCATCCCGGCGGATCTCGTGGTGGGAGCGGGGGATTTCGTCACCTTCGTCCCCGAGGAAGCCGACCGCACGGTGGTGGCCTTCGCGGACGTGCATCCTCCCGACGGGCGGGTGGGTGTCCTGGGGAACCACGATCAGTACGTCCGCGCGCGGGACGTGGCGGAGCGCCTCCGCCGGGGCGGCTGGACCATCCTCCGCGACGAGGGCCTGGCCATCGAGCGAGCCGGCCAGCGGCTGGTCTTCCTGGGATGCGGGCATCCGAAAGAGGAAGGCGCCACCTACGTTCCGACCTGGCGGGGGAAGCCCTGGCCCGAGGGCTTCCGGATCGGGATCTGCCATGGCCCCGAGCAGTGGCCGGTGCTGAGAGAGGAGGGCGCCCGCCTGACCCTGGCGGCGCATACCCACGGCGGGCAGGTGAACCTCAGTCCCCTGTACAACGCCGCGCTGGAGCGTTCGCCCTACGTCCAGGGCCGGTACGAGAAGGGCGCCGACCGCCTTTTCGTCACGCGGGGGCTGGGCTGCACGGGGCTTCCCATCCGGTTCCGCTGCCGTCCCGAGATCGTCCGCATCACCCTTCGCCGCGGCTGA
- the era gene encoding GTPase Era translates to MGDQPASDQNRRHATIAIVGLPNAGKSTLLNALLGQKLAATSQIPQTTRTRVRGVVDRGDVQLAFLDTPGVHLPKHALNERMMAHVEQALEEADLLLWVVDADGHLGTGERALAKRLRRLERPVYLLLNKIDLLSKGRLLEKVALYKDLLPFQEIVPVGAKTGVNLDPLWALLERDAAQPGWPYGEEAFTDQTERSLAAEFIREKVLRKTREEVPHGVAVLIERWIETGQENFPEDLDSTGVFIAARILVDRDGHRKILLGSGGEMIKDIRQSAQRELKKVLDRPVRLELFVKVDEGWRDRPDRLDRLEL, encoded by the coding sequence GTGGGTGATCAACCCGCCTCGGACCAGAATCGACGCCACGCGACGATCGCCATCGTCGGCCTTCCCAATGCCGGCAAATCCACCCTGCTGAACGCCCTTCTGGGCCAGAAGCTGGCGGCCACCAGCCAGATCCCCCAGACCACCCGCACACGGGTGCGCGGCGTCGTGGACCGCGGCGACGTGCAGTTGGCCTTCCTGGACACGCCGGGCGTCCACCTACCGAAGCACGCCCTCAACGAGCGGATGATGGCCCACGTCGAGCAGGCCCTCGAAGAGGCGGACCTCCTCCTGTGGGTGGTGGACGCGGATGGCCACCTGGGCACGGGCGAGCGCGCGCTGGCCAAGCGCCTGCGCCGGCTGGAGCGGCCGGTCTACCTGCTTCTGAACAAGATCGACCTCCTCTCCAAGGGACGGCTCCTCGAGAAGGTGGCCCTCTACAAGGACCTCCTGCCGTTCCAGGAGATCGTTCCCGTGGGCGCCAAGACGGGCGTCAACCTGGATCCGCTGTGGGCGCTCCTGGAGCGGGATGCCGCCCAGCCGGGCTGGCCCTACGGCGAAGAGGCCTTCACGGACCAGACCGAGCGCTCCCTGGCCGCAGAGTTCATCCGCGAGAAGGTGCTGAGGAAGACCCGGGAGGAAGTCCCCCACGGCGTGGCCGTCCTGATCGAGCGCTGGATCGAAACGGGCCAGGAGAACTTTCCCGAGGATCTGGATTCCACGGGGGTGTTCATCGCCGCGCGGATCCTGGTGGATCGCGACGGCCACCGCAAGATCCTGCTGGGTTCCGGCGGGGAGATGATCAAGGACATCCGCCAGAGCGCCCAGCGGGAGCTGAAGAAGGTGCTGGATCGCCCCGTCCGCCTGGAGCTGTTCGTGAAGGTGGACGAGGGCTGGCGGGACCGGCCCGATCGCCTGGACCGACTGGAGCTCTAG
- the lpxA gene encoding acyl-ACP--UDP-N-acetylglucosamine O-acyltransferase, producing the protein MSAQIHPSSVVSPEARLGEGVVVGPFCLIEGNAVIGARTLLRSHVVIGPHTELGEDNDIYPHATLGMGPQDLKFKGAPTRLVVGSRNVVREGCTFHRGTEGGGGLTTVGDDNFLMTGSHVAHDCHVGSKNIFANAATLAGHVEVGDGCNIGAFSAVHQFCRVGNHAFMGGFTVATQDVLPFMKTAGARDTKSYGVNTIGLQRKGFSAEVVEGLKRAHRLLFFSGLLREEAMAQTEREVGHIPEVAYLLTFIREAKRGVHRG; encoded by the coding sequence ATGAGCGCTCAGATCCATCCGAGCAGCGTGGTGAGCCCGGAGGCCCGGCTGGGCGAGGGCGTGGTCGTGGGGCCCTTCTGCCTCATCGAGGGCAACGCCGTCATCGGCGCCCGCACCCTGCTCCGCAGCCACGTCGTGATCGGCCCCCACACCGAGCTGGGCGAGGACAACGACATCTATCCCCACGCCACCCTGGGCATGGGTCCCCAGGACCTGAAGTTCAAGGGCGCGCCCACCCGCCTAGTGGTGGGCAGCCGGAACGTGGTCCGCGAGGGCTGCACCTTCCACCGCGGCACCGAGGGCGGGGGCGGGCTCACCACCGTCGGGGACGACAACTTCCTGATGACCGGTTCGCACGTCGCCCACGACTGCCACGTGGGGAGCAAGAACATCTTCGCCAACGCGGCGACCCTGGCTGGGCACGTGGAAGTCGGCGACGGCTGCAACATTGGCGCCTTCTCCGCCGTCCACCAGTTCTGCCGCGTGGGGAACCACGCCTTCATGGGCGGGTTCACCGTCGCCACCCAGGACGTGCTGCCGTTCATGAAGACGGCGGGCGCTCGGGATACCAAGAGCTACGGCGTGAACACCATCGGCCTCCAGCGGAAGGGTTTTTCCGCGGAAGTGGTCGAGGGCCTGAAGAGGGCTCATCGCCTCTTGTTCTTCTCCGGCCTGCTGCGGGAGGAGGCCATGGCCCAGACCGAGCGGGAAGTGGGGCACATTCCCGAGGTCGCCTACCTGCTGACGTTCATCCGCGAGGCCAAGCGGGGCGTTCACCGTGGGTGA
- the fabZ gene encoding 3-hydroxyacyl-ACP dehydratase FabZ — translation MSEHAPRTIDLQGIMDLLPHRYPILLVDRILDYEPGQWIRGLKNVSYNEEIFQGHFPSRPVFPGVYILEAMAQTGGCLLLQQVEDRARKVIYFMGIDGAKFRKPVLPGDQLVMEVKVVQLKGRICKMRGEAFVEGQKVAEAEFMSMLMDLAEGEGK, via the coding sequence ATGTCCGAACACGCACCTCGCACCATCGATCTGCAGGGGATCATGGACCTGCTGCCCCACCGCTATCCCATCCTGCTGGTGGACCGGATCCTCGACTACGAGCCCGGCCAGTGGATCCGGGGCCTGAAGAACGTCAGCTACAACGAGGAGATCTTCCAGGGGCACTTCCCCAGCCGACCGGTGTTTCCCGGGGTGTACATCCTGGAGGCCATGGCTCAGACCGGCGGCTGCCTCCTCCTCCAGCAGGTCGAGGATCGGGCCCGGAAGGTGATCTACTTCATGGGGATCGACGGCGCGAAGTTCCGGAAGCCGGTGCTCCCAGGCGATCAGCTGGTGATGGAAGTCAAGGTGGTCCAGCTCAAGGGCCGGATCTGCAAAATGCGCGGCGAGGCCTTCGTGGAAGGCCAGAAGGTGGCCGAAGCCGAATTCATGTCCATGCTGATGGACCTGGCGGAAGGGGAAGGAAAATGA
- a CDS encoding HD domain-containing phosphohydrolase, which translates to MRHALVFVDEGPADVALGARGGTFAECASWPGAEAAAALLQAGWERLQDRRNMERLHEVGRALASEQNLDRLLDLILTQARGLLKAEAGSIYLMTGEGTDGKLLFAHTQNARLSLPFHRVLLPVSRETLAGFAALTRESLNLPDVYRIPEEAPYRFNDSFDRQAGYHTVSALVVPMQDTEGEVLGVLQLLNRQEEDGRAGAFSDGDRNLAQSLAGQAAVAVKNAQLREEIERLFEGFVAASVTAIEARDPVTSGHSGRVADLSVGLAEAVNATPNGAYGGLVFTPRQLRELRYASLLHDFGKVGVREQVLVKAKKLEPAQLELILQRLRQRELEEALQTLAAAWKGGGGFDLWERAAQDRQTETERLMHLVRQSNEPTVLPQEVAEGLGLLGDLTFTHWSGEQRPVAGTAELATLSIRKGSLSETERLEIESHVTHTFRFLQRIPWTRDLAGIPAIAYAHHERLSGGGYPRRLTEPEIPVQSRAMAIADVYDALTAQDRPYKGALSPERSLAILEEEAKGGALDPGLLDLFIAARVFERTVRQA; encoded by the coding sequence ATGCGCCACGCGCTGGTCTTCGTGGACGAGGGGCCGGCGGACGTGGCGCTGGGCGCGCGGGGCGGCACTTTCGCCGAGTGCGCGTCCTGGCCCGGCGCGGAGGCGGCCGCGGCGCTGCTCCAGGCCGGCTGGGAGCGGCTCCAGGATCGCCGCAACATGGAGCGGCTGCATGAAGTCGGCCGCGCCCTCGCCTCGGAACAGAACCTCGACCGGCTGCTGGACCTGATCCTCACCCAGGCGCGGGGCCTGCTGAAGGCCGAGGCGGGTTCCATCTACCTGATGACGGGCGAGGGGACGGACGGGAAGCTCCTGTTCGCCCACACCCAGAACGCGCGGCTCAGCCTCCCCTTCCACCGCGTCCTGTTGCCGGTTTCGCGGGAGACCCTGGCCGGATTCGCGGCCCTCACGCGGGAATCGCTCAACCTGCCGGACGTCTACCGAATTCCGGAGGAGGCGCCCTACCGCTTCAACGACAGTTTCGACCGCCAGGCGGGCTATCACACGGTTTCGGCGCTAGTGGTGCCCATGCAGGACACGGAAGGCGAGGTGCTCGGCGTGCTCCAGCTCCTCAACCGCCAGGAGGAGGACGGTCGGGCGGGGGCTTTCTCCGACGGCGACCGAAACCTGGCCCAGAGCCTGGCGGGGCAGGCGGCGGTGGCGGTGAAGAACGCCCAGCTGCGGGAGGAGATCGAGCGGCTGTTCGAGGGCTTCGTGGCGGCGTCGGTGACGGCCATCGAGGCCCGGGATCCGGTCACCAGCGGCCATTCGGGGCGGGTGGCGGACCTCAGCGTCGGCCTGGCGGAGGCGGTCAACGCCACGCCCAACGGCGCCTACGGCGGCCTGGTCTTCACGCCCCGCCAACTGCGGGAGCTGCGCTATGCGAGCCTCCTGCACGACTTCGGGAAGGTGGGCGTCCGGGAGCAGGTCCTGGTGAAGGCAAAGAAGCTGGAGCCCGCCCAGCTGGAGCTGATCCTTCAGCGGCTGCGCCAGCGCGAACTGGAGGAGGCCCTCCAGACGCTGGCCGCGGCGTGGAAGGGGGGCGGCGGATTCGACCTGTGGGAGCGGGCCGCGCAGGACCGCCAGACCGAGACGGAGCGGCTGATGCACCTAGTCCGCCAGAGCAACGAGCCCACGGTCCTCCCCCAGGAAGTGGCCGAGGGGCTGGGGCTGCTGGGCGATCTGACCTTCACCCATTGGAGCGGCGAACAGCGGCCCGTGGCGGGAACGGCGGAACTGGCCACCCTCAGCATCCGCAAGGGGAGCCTGTCGGAGACGGAGCGGCTGGAGATCGAAAGCCACGTCACCCACACCTTCCGCTTCCTGCAGCGGATCCCCTGGACGCGCGACCTGGCGGGCATTCCGGCCATCGCCTACGCGCACCACGAGCGGCTGAGCGGGGGGGGATACCCGCGCCGGCTGACCGAGCCGGAGATTCCCGTGCAGAGCCGGGCCATGGCCATCGCCGACGTGTACGACGCGCTCACGGCCCAGGACCGGCCGTACAAGGGGGCCCTGTCGCCGGAGCGCAGCCTCGCCATCCTGGAGGAGGAGGCGAAGGGCGGCGCCCTGGACCCCGGGCTTCTGGACCTGTTCATCGCCGCGCGGGTGTTCGAGCGGACCGTCCGGCAGGCCTGA
- a CDS encoding class I SAM-dependent RNA methyltransferase encodes MAHASDGRLLLLEAPLALFPGEVVEATVRWKPRHGEGRVERWISRDPRRAPAECPVAGTCGGCELWEAGRHAPDLKRQMVADLLRRQLGEEVAWEWRPAPDEARRHRIQLHWDGSALGYFRRHSHALVPVSACPIAAQPLSDAIPRLLEAMAGRVLPSRPGRWELSTGTPAGDVLATDERNRTWRLEPDGWHRSTEPLAHRLGDLTLRHEPGAFFQVSPPWAAEAFRSLLETWDLRGRTLYDLYGGVGLFSALLGRRFDHRVLVESGEAAVTWAQRNLEALDLPSECHVGDVAEWLPEGLGEPGDTILLDPPRTGLDAALVDRLCGAGAGTLVLVGCDGAAFCRDLKRLAANWTLDKLAILDLFPLTSHVEGVALLRKRP; translated from the coding sequence GTGGCGCACGCCTCCGATGGCCGATTGCTGCTCCTGGAGGCTCCGCTCGCCCTTTTTCCCGGCGAAGTGGTGGAGGCCACGGTCCGCTGGAAGCCGCGCCACGGCGAGGGCCGCGTGGAGCGATGGATCAGCCGCGATCCCCGCCGGGCGCCTGCCGAGTGCCCCGTCGCCGGGACCTGCGGGGGATGCGAGCTGTGGGAGGCCGGACGCCACGCGCCCGATCTGAAGCGCCAGATGGTGGCCGATCTCCTCCGCCGCCAGCTGGGCGAAGAGGTCGCCTGGGAATGGCGCCCGGCCCCCGACGAAGCCCGCCGCCACCGCATCCAGCTCCACTGGGACGGTTCGGCGCTGGGGTACTTCCGGCGGCACAGCCACGCCCTCGTCCCCGTGTCGGCCTGCCCCATCGCCGCGCAGCCCCTGTCCGACGCCATTCCCCGCCTGCTGGAAGCCATGGCCGGCCGCGTCCTCCCTTCCCGCCCGGGCCGCTGGGAACTCTCCACCGGCACGCCGGCCGGCGACGTGCTCGCCACGGACGAGCGGAACCGCACCTGGCGGCTGGAGCCCGACGGGTGGCACCGCAGTACGGAGCCCTTGGCCCACCGGCTCGGAGATCTCACCCTGCGCCATGAGCCGGGGGCCTTCTTCCAGGTGAGCCCGCCCTGGGCGGCCGAGGCCTTCCGCAGCCTGCTGGAGACGTGGGACCTGCGGGGCCGGACCCTCTACGACCTCTACGGCGGCGTGGGCCTCTTTTCAGCGCTGCTGGGGAGGCGTTTCGACCACCGCGTCCTGGTGGAATCCGGCGAAGCCGCCGTGACTTGGGCCCAGCGGAATCTGGAGGCGCTGGACCTTCCCTCGGAATGCCACGTGGGCGACGTGGCGGAATGGCTTCCCGAAGGCCTGGGAGAACCCGGCGACACGATTCTGCTGGATCCGCCCCGCACCGGCCTGGACGCGGCCCTCGTCGATCGGCTGTGCGGGGCGGGCGCCGGAACCCTGGTCCTGGTGGGCTGCGACGGCGCCGCGTTCTGCCGGGATCTCAAGCGCCTCGCCGCCAACTGGACGCTGGACAAGCTGGCGATCCTCGACCTCTTCCCCCTCACCAGCCACGTGGAAGGCGTCGCCCTTCTCCGGAAGCGCCCGTGA
- the speD gene encoding adenosylmethionine decarboxylase, with the protein MSPSGTALGRHLLVEFTGCDPAALADLERITAAMLAAARASGATIVTHSFHHFSPHGVSGAVIIAESHLAIHTWPEHGFAAVDYFSCGAVDAEAAVAVLKAALSAAATEVLSLTRGPLGRLDG; encoded by the coding sequence GTGAGCCCTTCCGGGACGGCCCTGGGCCGGCACCTGCTGGTGGAATTCACGGGCTGCGATCCCGCGGCCCTCGCGGACCTGGAGCGGATCACAGCCGCCATGCTCGCCGCCGCCCGGGCCTCCGGCGCCACCATCGTCACCCACAGCTTCCACCACTTCAGTCCCCACGGCGTCAGCGGCGCCGTGATCATCGCCGAGAGCCACCTCGCCATCCACACGTGGCCGGAGCACGGCTTCGCCGCGGTGGACTACTTCTCCTGCGGCGCCGTCGACGCGGAAGCCGCGGTGGCCGTCCTGAAGGCCGCCCTCAGTGCCGCCGCCACGGAAGTCCTGAGCCTCACGCGGGGTCCGCTGGGCCGGCTCGACGGATGA
- a CDS encoding YbaN family protein — MKPRGPSRPWLRPLFLVGGLLCVGLAVLGLFLPLVPATPFLLLAAACFARSSERLHQWMLQHRRFGPLLQDWEAHRAIRPAAKRAATAAILASAALTYGFARPPRAAQIAVGLSLAGVLVFIWTRPSGPSR, encoded by the coding sequence ATGAAACCGCGCGGCCCTTCCCGGCCCTGGCTGCGCCCCCTCTTCCTGGTCGGAGGGCTGCTCTGCGTGGGGCTGGCCGTCCTGGGCCTCTTCCTCCCGCTCGTGCCCGCCACGCCGTTCCTGCTGCTGGCCGCCGCCTGCTTTGCGCGATCTTCCGAGCGCCTCCATCAGTGGATGCTCCAGCACCGCCGGTTCGGCCCCCTGCTCCAGGACTGGGAAGCGCACCGCGCCATCCGGCCAGCCGCGAAGCGGGCTGCCACCGCGGCCATCCTGGCAAGCGCCGCGCTGACCTACGGCTTCGCCCGTCCGCCCCGCGCCGCTCAAATCGCGGTGGGGCTGAGCCTCGCCGGCGTCCTCGTCTTCATCTGGACCCGCCCTAGCGGACCCAGCCGGTGA
- a CDS encoding methylated-DNA--[protein]-cysteine S-methyltransferase, whose translation MKGIQRLDTALGPIQAAFDGAGAVIYLGFADHEFREPLLAKLARLEPAVSPAPAVVARLQKQLDAYAAGARNDFDVPFRLHGSPFEQRVWAALQRIPFGETRSYGRLATELGDPNLSRAVGRANGANPISILVPCHRVIGANGTLTGYAGGLAMKERLLALEGALTGWVR comes from the coding sequence ATGAAGGGCATCCAACGTCTCGACACGGCCCTCGGCCCCATCCAGGCCGCCTTCGACGGGGCGGGCGCCGTCATCTACCTGGGCTTCGCGGACCACGAGTTCCGGGAACCCCTTCTGGCGAAACTGGCCCGGCTGGAGCCGGCCGTCTCGCCTGCGCCCGCCGTGGTGGCGAGGCTCCAGAAGCAGTTGGACGCCTACGCCGCCGGTGCCAGGAATGATTTCGACGTCCCCTTCCGGCTCCACGGGAGCCCCTTCGAACAGCGCGTGTGGGCCGCCCTCCAGCGGATTCCTTTCGGGGAGACCCGCAGCTACGGGCGGCTGGCGACGGAATTGGGCGATCCCAACCTCAGCCGCGCCGTGGGTCGGGCCAACGGCGCCAATCCGATCTCCATCCTGGTGCCTTGCCACCGGGTCATCGGCGCCAACGGTACTTTGACGGGCTACGCGGGCGGCCTCGCGATGAAGGAGCGCCTGCTGGCGCTCGAAGGGGCCCTCACCGGCTGGGTCCGCTAG
- a CDS encoding DNA-3-methyladenine glycosylase 2, translating into MRWSEEHLYERILAKDASFDGQVVVGVLTTGIYCLPSCPARKPLQRNVRFFSDEAAAQAAGLRPCKRCRPDAFYRGEDAGLTRLEAALSRVTADPAAFSDVDALAEAAGVGVTKLKELFRIHLHAQPAAFLQRIRIQAGCARLVEGRSDLADLAFDSGYESASGFHGAFRKQTGLSPGAYRAMLGSDRFVLSQPSGLRVDDVLRFHGRDAASVSERVEGRRLWKAFLMGGAPATLRLAFGESDVEVSLAGASGPAAMARAHRIALRLLGWQDDPAAFETAHPEWSVPRPGLRVLLTADPFEALVWAILGQQVNLAFAYALRRDLIRRAGLPAAKGLVAHPDAAAVAALEPADLRALRLSARKAEYLLHAATEAAAGRLDLEAFPTATAAAKRLLALRGCGPWTAQYVLMRGLGFRDCVPVGDAGLTLALQRWFHLDARPGPEETLRLMAAFAPHRSLATFHLWSSLKGVPA; encoded by the coding sequence ATGCGCTGGTCGGAGGAGCACCTCTACGAACGGATCCTGGCGAAGGACGCCTCCTTCGACGGGCAGGTGGTCGTGGGCGTGCTCACCACCGGGATCTACTGCCTGCCCTCCTGTCCGGCCCGGAAACCGCTCCAGCGCAACGTCCGGTTCTTCTCGGATGAAGCCGCGGCCCAGGCGGCGGGTCTCCGTCCCTGCAAGCGGTGCCGGCCCGACGCCTTCTACCGGGGCGAGGATGCGGGCCTGACCCGGCTCGAAGCTGCCCTCAGCCGCGTCACGGCCGATCCCGCGGCATTTTCCGACGTGGATGCCCTGGCGGAGGCCGCCGGCGTGGGGGTCACCAAGTTGAAGGAGCTGTTCCGGATCCACCTCCACGCCCAACCCGCCGCCTTCCTCCAGCGGATCCGCATCCAGGCTGGCTGCGCCCGGCTCGTGGAAGGCCGCAGTGATCTGGCGGACCTGGCTTTCGATTCGGGCTATGAAAGCGCTTCCGGGTTTCACGGCGCCTTTCGGAAGCAGACCGGCCTGAGCCCCGGGGCCTACCGCGCCATGCTGGGGTCGGACCGCTTCGTGCTTTCCCAGCCGTCCGGCCTTCGCGTGGACGACGTGCTCCGCTTCCACGGCCGGGACGCAGCCAGCGTCTCCGAACGGGTGGAGGGGCGCCGATTGTGGAAGGCCTTCCTCATGGGGGGCGCGCCCGCCACCCTCCGCCTCGCCTTCGGCGAATCCGACGTCGAGGTGTCGCTGGCGGGCGCTTCGGGGCCTGCGGCCATGGCCCGGGCCCATCGCATCGCCCTCCGCCTGCTGGGCTGGCAGGACGACCCTGCGGCTTTCGAGACCGCCCATCCGGAATGGAGCGTCCCGCGGCCGGGGCTGCGCGTGCTGCTCACGGCGGATCCTTTCGAGGCCCTGGTGTGGGCCATTCTGGGCCAGCAGGTGAACCTCGCCTTCGCCTACGCCCTGCGGCGGGACCTGATCCGCCGGGCGGGCCTGCCCGCGGCGAAGGGGCTGGTGGCGCATCCGGACGCCGCGGCCGTCGCGGCCTTGGAACCGGCGGATCTCCGCGCCCTGCGGCTGTCGGCCCGCAAGGCGGAGTACCTCCTCCATGCGGCGACGGAAGCGGCCGCCGGCCGGTTGGACCTGGAGGCCTTTCCCACGGCCACCGCGGCGGCGAAGCGGCTGCTCGCGTTGCGGGGCTGTGGTCCCTGGACTGCCCAGTACGTCCTGATGCGCGGCCTGGGATTCCGGGATTGCGTGCCGGTGGGCGACGCCGGGCTCACGCTGGCTCTCCAGCGGTGGTTCCACCTCGACGCCCGGCCCGGCCCGGAGGAGACCCTCCGCCTGATGGCGGCCTTCGCGCCCCACCGCAGCCTCGCCACCTTCCACCTGTGGTCCAGCCTGAAAGGAGTCCCTGCATGA
- a CDS encoding metal-dependent hydrolase, whose product MPSIFGHTLAGLAVSAAFTQGKPPRRMWLLVTACAVAPDLDWFTRFTPLAESHLAHRGLSHSLVAAAMLAAAAMLVGFRSQLRSGRHWGCMTTAAFSHSLLDACTFGGTGVAMFLPFSEARYVCAWQPLFVSPIPLSGKLLDWLLFSLSTEAVWIGIPALLAFGVPWALRRVRMWRERPEA is encoded by the coding sequence ATGCCTTCGATCTTCGGCCACACCCTCGCCGGCCTGGCCGTCAGCGCGGCCTTCACGCAGGGGAAGCCCCCCCGGCGGATGTGGCTCCTGGTGACGGCCTGCGCGGTGGCGCCGGATCTGGACTGGTTCACCCGCTTCACGCCCCTGGCGGAAAGCCACCTCGCCCACCGGGGCCTGAGCCATTCCCTGGTCGCCGCCGCCATGCTCGCCGCCGCCGCGATGCTGGTCGGTTTCCGATCCCAGCTCCGCAGCGGTCGGCATTGGGGATGCATGACGACCGCGGCCTTCTCGCACAGCCTGCTGGACGCCTGCACGTTCGGCGGCACCGGCGTGGCGATGTTCCTGCCCTTTTCCGAAGCCCGCTACGTCTGCGCCTGGCAGCCGCTCTTCGTATCGCCCATTCCCCTCTCGGGCAAATTGCTGGACTGGCTGCTGTTCTCGCTGAGTACCGAGGCCGTGTGGATCGGGATTCCCGCCCTCCTGGCCTTCGGCGTCCCCTGGGCGCTGCGGCGGGTCCGCATGTGGCGGGAGCGTCCCGAGGCGTAG
- a CDS encoding methylated-DNA--[protein]-cysteine S-methyltransferase: MPGSFHPLATPLGDLGAAFDEDGRLVQLIRLHGRPPAVPAGPVPKSLPYLKRQMDAYFSGNLRDFNIPMLAEGTDFQRRVWKELQKIPYGQAISYLELARRLGDEKCIRAAARANGANPLIILIPCHRVIGSDGSLVGYGGGLDMKEYLLRLEGVLPKAPPQPALPLEWL; encoded by the coding sequence ATGCCCGGTTCCTTCCACCCGCTCGCCACGCCCCTGGGAGACCTGGGCGCGGCCTTCGACGAGGACGGGCGCCTGGTGCAGTTGATCCGTCTCCACGGTCGCCCGCCCGCGGTTCCGGCTGGGCCCGTGCCGAAGAGCCTCCCCTATCTGAAGCGCCAGATGGACGCCTATTTCTCGGGAAACCTGCGGGATTTCAACATCCCCATGCTGGCCGAGGGCACGGACTTCCAGCGCCGGGTGTGGAAGGAGCTGCAGAAGATTCCCTACGGCCAGGCGATCTCCTACCTGGAACTGGCCCGCCGGCTGGGCGACGAGAAGTGCATCCGCGCCGCCGCGCGCGCCAACGGGGCCAATCCCCTGATCATCCTCATTCCCTGCCACCGCGTGATCGGGTCGGACGGTTCGCTGGTGGGCTACGGCGGAGGGCTCGACATGAAGGAATACCTGCTCAGGCTGGAGGGCGTGCTGCCCAAAGCCCCGCCCCAGCCCGCGTTGCCCCTGGAATGGCTCTGA
- a CDS encoding methylated-DNA--[protein]-cysteine S-methyltransferase, which yields MARVYRACHHPFMVLWHYELTTPMGPMRAAFDGRGRLRELAVEALDPRKTSPLPPKEQREAKRFLDRQLEAYLAGTLRTFTVPLDPEGSSLEQRIWEVVHAIPYGRAQKPAEIAASLQVDEDLVVMACAANPIVLLIPSHRVILPGEGPLPRALRDLESGLGWRGL from the coding sequence ATGGCACGAGTCTACCGGGCCTGCCATCATCCCTTCATGGTCCTGTGGCACTACGAGCTCACCACTCCCATGGGCCCCATGCGGGCGGCCTTCGACGGGCGGGGCCGGCTGCGGGAGCTGGCGGTGGAAGCGCTGGATCCCCGCAAGACGTCGCCCTTGCCGCCGAAGGAGCAGCGGGAGGCCAAGCGCTTTCTGGATCGCCAACTGGAGGCCTACCTGGCCGGCACGCTCCGGACGTTCACCGTTCCCCTCGATCCGGAGGGTTCCTCGCTCGAACAGCGGATCTGGGAGGTGGTGCACGCCATTCCCTATGGCCGCGCGCAGAAGCCGGCGGAGATCGCCGCGTCCCTCCAGGTGGATGAGGATCTGGTCGTCATGGCCTGCGCGGCGAATCCCATCGTCCTGCTGATCCCCTCTCATCGCGTGATCCTGCCCGGCGAGGGTCCGCTGCCGCGGGCCCTGAGGGACCTGGAGTCGGGCCTGGGGTGGCGGGGGCTCTGA